In Streptomyces sp. NBC_00483, a single window of DNA contains:
- a CDS encoding aldo/keto reductase, which produces MSNLPTRRLGALTVSAQGLGCMGMSHGFGPSDDEQSIGTIHRALDLGVTLLDTSDFYGTGHNEELIGRALAAPGRREQAVLATKFGFANKLGEPVEIRGDAAYVRQACEASLRRLGVDHIDLYYLHRVDQNVPIEETVGAMAELVKEGKVRHLGLSEAGADTLRKAYATHPIAALQSEFSLWTRDLEAEILPVCRELGIGLVPFSPLGRGFLTGAYKSTEQFKEGDVRRSQPRFTDGNLERNLAIVARLEELAAQKGVTAGQLALAWVQHQGDDVVPIPGTRRQKYLEENVAAATLELSADELAAIDAAAPAGEVAGDRYDAGSMKFVNG; this is translated from the coding sequence ACCTTCCCACTCGCCGCCTGGGCGCGCTCACCGTCTCCGCGCAGGGCCTCGGCTGCATGGGCATGAGCCACGGCTTCGGCCCGTCCGACGACGAGCAGTCGATCGGCACGATCCACCGCGCCCTCGACCTCGGTGTCACCCTGCTCGACACCTCGGACTTCTACGGAACCGGGCACAACGAGGAGCTGATCGGCCGCGCCCTCGCCGCGCCGGGCCGCCGCGAACAGGCCGTCCTCGCCACGAAGTTCGGCTTCGCCAACAAGCTCGGGGAGCCCGTCGAGATCCGCGGCGACGCCGCGTACGTACGCCAGGCCTGCGAGGCCTCGTTGCGCCGGCTCGGCGTCGACCACATCGACCTGTACTACCTGCACCGCGTCGACCAAAACGTGCCCATCGAGGAGACCGTGGGCGCCATGGCGGAGCTGGTGAAGGAGGGCAAGGTGCGCCACCTCGGCCTCTCGGAGGCGGGCGCGGACACGCTGCGCAAGGCGTACGCGACGCATCCCATCGCGGCGCTGCAAAGCGAGTTCTCGCTGTGGACGCGCGACCTGGAGGCGGAGATCCTGCCGGTGTGCCGGGAGCTGGGCATCGGGCTCGTGCCGTTCTCGCCGCTGGGGCGCGGCTTCCTCACCGGCGCCTACAAGTCGACGGAGCAGTTCAAGGAGGGCGATGTGCGCCGCTCCCAGCCGCGCTTCACGGACGGGAACCTGGAGCGCAATCTCGCGATCGTCGCGCGCCTGGAGGAGTTGGCGGCCCAGAAGGGCGTCACGGCGGGCCAGTTGGCGCTCGCCTGGGTGCAGCACCAGGGCGACGACGTGGTGCCGATCCCCGGCACGCGCCGCCAGAAGTACCTGGAGGAGAACGTGGCGGCGGCGACACTGGAGCTGTCGGCGGACGAGCTGGCCGCGATCGACGCGGCGGCCCCGGCGGGCGAGGTGGCCGGTGACCGCTACGACGCGGGCAGCATGAAGTTCGTGAACGGCTGA
- a CDS encoding AAA family ATPase has product MTHVLWLGGAPGAGKSTVAERLARRHGLRRYHADTRTWAHRDRALAAHDEAAVRFETLPPDERWARPVDELLAMSLHRDRGPMVVDDVRALPPAPLTVAEGTTITPGVARALPGRAALWLLPTPELLEKRLAERELGPGPLALYRRLAQEIAEEVRESGAPFLSVDGSADTTEEVARLWAGPLAEGPHAGAADERRTLLREANEAVVAQIAGYFGRPWADGEPGDREVAFSCECGDASCTARVTRAATGLPAAPLLAAGHRARPFTSGSGGLSPS; this is encoded by the coding sequence GTGACGCACGTCCTGTGGCTGGGCGGCGCGCCCGGCGCCGGCAAGTCGACGGTCGCCGAGCGCCTCGCGCGACGGCACGGCCTGCGCAGATATCACGCCGATACGCGCACGTGGGCGCACCGCGACCGGGCGCTCGCGGCGCACGACGAGGCGGCCGTCCGCTTCGAGACGCTGCCGCCCGACGAGCGCTGGGCGAGACCCGTGGACGAGCTCCTCGCGATGTCACTGCACCGCGACCGCGGCCCGATGGTCGTCGACGACGTACGGGCGCTGCCCCCGGCCCCACTGACGGTGGCCGAGGGCACGACGATCACGCCCGGTGTCGCCCGGGCCCTCCCCGGCCGGGCCGCACTGTGGCTGCTGCCGACCCCCGAGCTGCTCGAAAAGCGGCTTGCGGAACGGGAGTTGGGGCCCGGCCCGCTGGCCCTGTACCGCCGCCTGGCCCAGGAGATCGCGGAAGAGGTACGGGAGTCCGGCGCGCCCTTCCTGAGCGTCGACGGCAGCGCGGACACCACGGAGGAGGTCGCCCGGCTCTGGGCCGGCCCGCTCGCCGAGGGGCCGCACGCGGGGGCGGCCGATGAGCGCCGCACCCTGCTCCGTGAGGCCAACGAGGCTGTGGTCGCCCAGATCGCCGGGTACTTCGGCCGCCCCTGGGCGGACGGGGAACCCGGCGACAGGGAGGTCGCGTTCTCCTGCGAGTGCGGGGACGCGTCCTGTACGGCGAGGGTGACGCGCGCGGCGACGGGGCTCCCGGCAGCTCCCCTCCTGGCCGCCGGGCACCGCGCGCGTCCCTTCACCTCGGGATCGGGAGGGCTCAGCCCTTCTTGA
- a CDS encoding alpha-L-arabinofuranosidase C-terminal domain-containing protein: protein MTRGRRRGWRLGLGAAVGSLLVGTAVLPSSAAGADTKADATDYSVTVDPSRSGAAIDDTMYGVFFEDINRAADGGLYAELVQNRSFEYSTADNAAYTPLTAWKTSGTAKVADDDGRLGARNRNYRSLGAGSSATNSGYGTGYTLKKGATYDFSVWARGESELTVTLGDADGALAAPRKVRTRGGWAKYTATFTPRQDTTTGRLAVATTKDAALDMVSLFPRDTYKGHKNGLRKDLAQKVADLKPGFVRFPGGCLVNTGSMKGYDEASGYERKRSYQWKDTVGPVEQRATNSNFWGYNQSYGLGYYEYFQFAEDIGAMPLPVVPALVTGCGQNKATDDDALLKRHIQDTLDLIEFANGPTSSKWGKLRAEMGHPKPFHLTHLEVGNEENLPEEFFARFKQFRAAIEAKYPDVTVISNSGPDDSGSTFDTAWKLNKDAKVHMVDEHYYNSPQWFFQNNDRYDSYDRQGPKVFLGEYASLGNQWSNAMSEASYMTGLERNADVVKLASYAPLFARTDTVQWKPDMIWFDDQKSWGSADYEVQKLFMRNVGDRVVPSKATATPSTLEPITGAVGLSTWATSAAYDDVKVTDADGKTLLSDDFSGDAAGWTGTGSGSWGVQDGQYVQSDETAENTLVTAGDPGWQNYDLHVKATKKSGKEGFLVAFGVKDTGNYYWWNLGGWNNTQSAVEQAVNGGKSTLMSKAGSIETGRAYDVDIKVRGRQVTLYLDGQEWGSFKDDKPAEPFRQVVTKDKKTGDLIVKVVNAQDSAARTKVDLGGADVADSAAVTTLTAAPDAENTATDRPVKPVTSTFDGVSDRFTYTFPGNSVTFLRIKKGS from the coding sequence ATGACGCGTGGACGACGCAGAGGCTGGAGACTGGGGCTCGGGGCGGCGGTGGGCTCCCTGCTGGTGGGCACGGCCGTACTGCCGTCATCGGCTGCCGGGGCCGATACGAAGGCCGACGCCACCGACTACTCCGTCACCGTCGACCCGAGCCGCTCGGGCGCGGCCATCGACGACACGATGTACGGCGTCTTCTTCGAGGACATCAACCGGGCCGCCGACGGTGGGCTCTACGCCGAGCTCGTACAGAACAGGTCCTTCGAGTACTCCACCGCCGACAACGCCGCGTACACCCCGCTCACCGCGTGGAAGACGAGCGGCACGGCGAAGGTCGCCGACGACGACGGGCGGCTGGGCGCCCGCAACCGCAACTACCGCTCCCTGGGCGCCGGTTCGAGCGCCACCAACTCCGGCTACGGCACCGGCTACACCCTCAAGAAGGGCGCCACGTACGACTTCTCGGTCTGGGCACGCGGCGAATCCGAGCTCACCGTGACCCTCGGCGACGCCGACGGCGCCCTCGCCGCGCCGCGCAAGGTACGGACGCGCGGCGGCTGGGCGAAGTACACGGCGACGTTCACGCCGCGCCAGGACACCACCACGGGCCGCCTCGCCGTCGCCACCACCAAGGACGCCGCGCTCGACATGGTGTCGCTGTTCCCGCGCGACACCTACAAGGGACACAAGAACGGCCTGCGCAAGGACCTCGCCCAGAAGGTCGCCGACCTCAAGCCCGGCTTCGTTCGCTTCCCCGGTGGCTGCCTCGTCAACACCGGCTCCATGAAGGGGTACGACGAGGCCTCCGGCTACGAGCGCAAGCGTTCGTACCAGTGGAAGGACACGGTCGGCCCGGTCGAGCAGCGCGCCACCAACTCCAACTTCTGGGGCTACAACCAGAGTTACGGTCTCGGGTACTACGAGTACTTCCAGTTCGCCGAGGACATCGGCGCGATGCCGCTGCCCGTCGTCCCGGCTCTCGTCACCGGCTGCGGCCAGAACAAGGCCACCGACGACGACGCGCTCCTGAAGCGGCACATCCAGGACACGCTCGACCTCATCGAGTTCGCCAACGGCCCGACGAGCAGCAAGTGGGGCAAGCTCCGCGCCGAGATGGGCCACCCGAAGCCCTTCCACCTCACGCACCTCGAGGTCGGCAACGAGGAGAACCTTCCCGAGGAGTTCTTCGCCCGCTTCAAGCAGTTCCGCGCCGCCATCGAGGCCAAGTACCCGGACGTCACGGTCATCTCCAACTCGGGCCCCGACGACAGCGGTTCGACCTTCGACACGGCGTGGAAGCTCAACAAGGACGCCAAGGTCCACATGGTCGACGAGCACTACTACAACAGTCCGCAGTGGTTCTTCCAGAACAACGACCGCTACGACTCCTACGACCGGCAGGGCCCCAAGGTCTTCCTCGGTGAGTACGCCTCGCTCGGCAACCAGTGGTCCAACGCCATGTCCGAGGCCTCCTACATGACGGGCCTCGAACGCAACGCGGACGTGGTCAAACTGGCCTCGTACGCCCCGCTGTTCGCCCGCACGGACACCGTGCAGTGGAAGCCCGACATGATCTGGTTCGACGACCAGAAGTCATGGGGTTCGGCCGACTACGAGGTGCAGAAGCTCTTCATGCGCAACGTCGGCGACCGCGTCGTCCCCTCGAAGGCCACCGCCACCCCGTCGACCCTGGAGCCGATCACCGGCGCCGTGGGCCTCTCCACCTGGGCGACCAGCGCCGCGTACGACGACGTCAAGGTGACGGACGCCGACGGGAAGACGCTGCTGAGCGACGACTTCAGCGGTGACGCCGCCGGGTGGACCGGTACCGGAAGCGGGAGTTGGGGCGTCCAGGACGGGCAGTACGTGCAGTCCGACGAGACCGCGGAGAACACCCTGGTCACGGCGGGCGACCCGGGCTGGCAGAACTACGACCTGCATGTGAAGGCCACCAAGAAGTCCGGCAAGGAGGGCTTCCTCGTCGCCTTCGGCGTCAAGGACACCGGGAACTACTACTGGTGGAACCTGGGCGGCTGGAACAACACCCAGTCGGCCGTCGAACAGGCCGTGAACGGCGGCAAGTCGACGCTCATGTCCAAGGCCGGATCCATCGAGACCGGCCGCGCCTACGACGTCGACATCAAGGTGCGCGGCCGCCAGGTGACGCTGTACCTCGACGGCCAGGAGTGGGGCTCCTTCAAGGACGACAAGCCGGCCGAGCCGTTCCGCCAGGTCGTGACCAAGGACAAGAAGACCGGCGACCTGATCGTCAAGGTCGTCAACGCGCAGGACTCCGCAGCCCGTACGAAGGTCGACCTCGGCGGCGCCGACGTCGCGGACTCGGCGGCGGTGACGACGCTGACCGCGGCGCCCGACGCCGAGAACACGGCGACCGACCGGCCCGTGAAGCCGGTGACGTCGACCTTCGACGGCGTCAGCGACAGGTTCACGTACACGTTTCCGGGGAACTCGGTGACGTTCCTGAGGATCAAGAAGGGCTCCTGA
- a CDS encoding DUF6314 family protein, protein MTSELWPVSDVLTFLAGHWRVERTVRDLAADATGTFAGTTGFTAEGDGLLHFESGTFEWHGVTRPAERTLRYLPGEEAGTAVVRFADGRFFHDLDLRTGHHVADHPCSADLYRGEFSVYDAERWRTVWRVKGPAKDLLLTTDYRRKSLL, encoded by the coding sequence GTGACGAGTGAACTCTGGCCGGTTTCCGACGTGTTGACGTTCCTGGCGGGGCACTGGCGGGTCGAGCGGACGGTACGGGACCTCGCGGCGGACGCGACGGGGACGTTCGCCGGGACGACCGGCTTCACGGCCGAGGGGGACGGCCTGCTGCACTTCGAGTCCGGGACGTTCGAGTGGCACGGGGTCACCCGGCCCGCCGAGCGCACGCTCCGGTACCTGCCGGGCGAGGAGGCCGGCACGGCCGTCGTGCGGTTCGCCGACGGGCGGTTCTTCCATGACCTGGACCTGCGGACCGGCCACCACGTCGCCGACCACCCTTGTTCGGCCGACCTCTACCGGGGCGAGTTCTCCGTGTACGACGCGGAGCGGTGGCGGACCGTGTGGCGCGTAAAGGGGCCCGCCAAGGATCTGCTGCTCACAACGGACTATCGGCGCAAGAGCTTGCTTTAA
- a CDS encoding GNAT family N-acetyltransferase yields MTSALPDGYEISTDPARIDTDRVHAWLSEDAYWALGRPRAQQDKALAGSLNFGVYDAASGEQVAYARVVTDEATFAWLCDVYVDRSVRGKGIGKAMVTTIRDHLKPLGIRRILLATQDAHGVYEEVGFKPLEHPDQWMALYFV; encoded by the coding sequence ATGACCAGCGCACTGCCCGACGGCTACGAGATATCCACGGACCCCGCCCGCATCGACACGGACCGCGTCCACGCGTGGCTCTCCGAGGACGCGTACTGGGCACTGGGCCGCCCGCGCGCCCAGCAGGACAAGGCGCTCGCCGGTTCCCTCAACTTCGGTGTGTACGACGCCGCTTCGGGCGAACAGGTCGCCTACGCGCGCGTGGTCACGGACGAGGCCACGTTCGCCTGGCTCTGCGACGTGTACGTCGACCGCTCGGTACGCGGCAAGGGCATCGGCAAGGCGATGGTGACGACGATCCGTGACCACCTGAAGCCGTTGGGCATCCGCCGCATCCTCCTGGCGACGCAGGACGCGCACGGGGTGTACGAGGAGGTGGGCTTCAAGCCCTTGGAGCACCCGGACCAGTGGATGGCGTTGTACTTCGTTTAA
- a CDS encoding aminotransferase-like domain-containing protein, producing the protein MQQSSSVGELAKQLRSELNRYSPGEKLPSSRVLVDRFKVSPVTVSRALAQLAAEGLVVTRPGAGAYRAEARASAGPVGDTSWQEVALSADAATEVVPRAVDAAGVLVTLSPPPPGVIELNTGYLHPVLQPGAAMSAALARAGRRPGAWAKPPVDGLPELREWFARGIGGAISASDVLITFGGQSALTTALRALAPPGAPVLVESPTYPGMLAIARAAGLRPVPVPVDRDGVRPELLAQAFRATGARLFVCQPLFQNPTGAVLSADRRPEVLRIAREAGAFIVEDDFVRRLVHEDAGPLPRPLASDDPDGVVVHVCSLTKATSPSLRIGCLAARGPVLERLRAIQVVDHLFVPRPLQEATLELVGSPAWPRHLRTLAGVLRGRRDILAAAIIADLPALDLTHIPAGGYHLWLRLPEGSDEAALVAGALRAGVAVAPGRPYFSAEPPAPHIRLSFVGVATTAELTEGVRRLKAACAELLPPNSLDAPASDL; encoded by the coding sequence ATGCAACAGAGTAGCAGCGTGGGCGAACTGGCGAAACAGCTCCGATCCGAGCTGAACCGCTACTCGCCAGGTGAAAAGCTGCCGTCGAGCCGCGTCCTCGTCGACCGCTTCAAGGTGAGTCCGGTGACGGTCTCCCGCGCGCTCGCCCAGCTCGCCGCCGAGGGCCTCGTCGTCACCCGCCCCGGCGCCGGCGCCTACCGGGCCGAGGCGCGGGCCTCGGCCGGGCCCGTCGGCGACACCTCCTGGCAGGAGGTCGCGCTGAGCGCCGACGCCGCGACGGAGGTCGTGCCGCGCGCGGTCGACGCGGCGGGCGTCCTCGTGACGCTCTCGCCGCCGCCACCCGGCGTCATCGAGCTCAACACCGGCTATCTGCACCCGGTCCTGCAACCGGGCGCCGCCATGTCCGCCGCCCTCGCGCGCGCCGGGCGACGCCCAGGGGCCTGGGCCAAGCCGCCCGTCGACGGCCTGCCCGAACTGCGTGAGTGGTTCGCGCGCGGCATCGGCGGGGCGATCTCCGCCTCGGACGTACTGATCACGTTCGGCGGGCAGTCGGCGCTCACCACCGCGCTGCGCGCACTCGCGCCGCCCGGCGCCCCCGTCCTCGTCGAATCGCCCACGTATCCGGGCATGTTGGCGATCGCGCGGGCGGCGGGGCTCCGGCCGGTGCCGGTGCCTGTGGACCGGGACGGCGTGCGACCCGAACTCCTCGCGCAGGCCTTCAGGGCGACCGGCGCCAGGCTCTTCGTGTGCCAGCCGCTGTTCCAGAACCCGACGGGGGCGGTGCTCTCCGCCGACCGCCGCCCCGAGGTGCTGCGGATCGCGCGGGAGGCCGGGGCGTTCATCGTCGAGGACGACTTCGTGCGCCGGCTCGTCCACGAGGACGCGGGGCCGCTGCCCCGGCCCCTCGCGTCCGACGACCCCGACGGTGTCGTCGTGCACGTCTGCTCGCTCACCAAGGCGACGTCGCCGAGCCTGCGCATCGGCTGCCTCGCCGCCCGCGGGCCCGTCCTCGAACGGCTGCGCGCGATCCAGGTCGTCGACCACCTCTTCGTCCCGCGGCCCCTCCAGGAGGCCACGCTCGAACTCGTCGGCTCCCCGGCCTGGCCGCGCCATCTGCGCACCCTGGCGGGGGTGTTGCGGGGGCGCCGCGACATCCTGGCGGCCGCGATCATCGCGGACCTCCCCGCGCTCGACCTCACGCACATCCCGGCCGGCGGCTACCACCTGTGGCTGCGCCTGCCGGAGGGCAGCGACGAGGCGGCGCTGGTCGCGGGCGCCCTGCGCGCGGGCGTCGCGGTCGCCCCGGGCCGCCCGTACTTCTCGGCCGAACCCCCGGCGCCGCACATCCGGCTGAGCTTCGTGGGCGTCGCGACGACCGCCGAGCTCACCGAGGGCGTACGCCGCCTGAAGGCGGCCTGCGCGGAGCTCCTGCCCCCGAATTCCCTCGACGCACCCGCGTCCGACCTGTGA
- a CDS encoding DMT family transporter: MRAQNSAIEPDRVAVAERPTAAAAPPAPEVRPGRLAGTLLAAIGVTSFSLTFPATAWGLEGFGPYSLISVRCALAALVAGACLLALRVRVPEQRHWAGLAVVAAGVVVGFPLLTTLALETATTAHSAVVVGLLPLTTAVFSSIRTGSRPSRTFWIAACVGAAAVIAFTVQQSGGALTRADLLLFGALLICAASYTEGGRLASVMPGWQVIAWALVPCLPLAVAGAAISLPYEPVHLTGHAVAGLLWVAVGSQFLGLVVWYKGMALIGIPKASQLQLAQPLLTLVWSVALLGEALPVAAPLTAAAVLLCIAATQRARG, from the coding sequence ATGAGAGCACAGAATAGCGCTATCGAGCCGGACCGGGTAGCAGTTGCCGAGCGGCCGACCGCCGCGGCCGCCCCACCCGCGCCCGAGGTCCGGCCGGGCAGGCTCGCAGGAACCCTGCTCGCCGCCATCGGCGTCACGTCCTTCTCGCTCACCTTCCCCGCCACGGCCTGGGGCCTCGAGGGCTTCGGCCCCTACTCGCTGATCAGCGTGCGCTGCGCCTTGGCCGCGCTCGTCGCGGGCGCCTGCCTGCTGGCCCTGCGCGTCCGCGTCCCCGAGCAGCGGCACTGGGCGGGCCTCGCCGTCGTCGCCGCCGGAGTGGTGGTCGGCTTCCCGCTGCTCACCACGCTCGCGCTGGAGACGGCGACGACCGCGCACTCCGCGGTGGTGGTCGGCCTGCTGCCGCTGACCACGGCCGTCTTCTCGTCGATACGCACCGGGTCCCGCCCCTCGCGCACGTTCTGGATCGCCGCGTGCGTGGGCGCGGCGGCGGTCATCGCGTTCACGGTGCAGCAGAGCGGCGGCGCCCTCACCCGGGCCGACCTGCTCCTGTTCGGGGCGCTGCTGATCTGCGCGGCGAGTTACACCGAGGGCGGCCGGCTCGCGTCCGTGATGCCGGGCTGGCAGGTCATCGCGTGGGCGCTCGTCCCGTGCCTCCCCCTCGCGGTGGCGGGCGCGGCGATCTCCCTCCCGTACGAGCCGGTGCATCTGACCGGGCACGCCGTGGCCGGGCTGCTGTGGGTGGCGGTCGGCTCGCAGTTCCTCGGCCTGGTCGTCTGGTACAAGGGCATGGCACTGATCGGTATCCCGAAGGCGAGCCAACTCCAGCTCGCGCAGCCGCTGTTGACCCTCGTCTGGTCGGTCGCCCTGCTCGGCGAGGCGCTGCCGGTCGCGGCGCCGCTCACCGCGGCGGCGGTGCTGCTGTGCATCGCGGCCACCCAACGCGCGCGTGGCTGA
- a CDS encoding DUF1918 domain-containing protein, protein MRATVGDQLLVHGRIVGQHDRVAQIIEVLGADGDPPFRVRFADGHEAIMSPGPDAVVRHPATKHSATKKA, encoded by the coding sequence ATGCGCGCAACCGTAGGGGACCAGCTCCTGGTGCACGGCCGGATCGTCGGGCAGCACGACCGGGTGGCACAGATCATCGAAGTGCTGGGCGCGGACGGCGATCCACCGTTCCGCGTGCGGTTCGCGGACGGCCACGAGGCGATCATGTCGCCGGGCCCGGACGCGGTCGTCCGGCACCCGGCCACAAAGCACTCGGCCACAAAGAAGGCCTGA
- a CDS encoding glycoside hydrolase family 10 protein has protein sequence MSRISRRGFTLGAVLALTAATAADAAASGPVRPLRRELRGMWLATVANRDWPSRAGLSAAEQRAELIAHLDTAVRRRLNAVIFQIRPTADALWPSDHEPWSAVLTGTQGQDPGWDPLGTAVAEAHARGLELHAWCNPYRIANHTDPSRLIPTHPARLHPEWVVPYGGKLYYNPGLPEVRRFVVDAMLDAVEKYPVDAVHFDDYFYPYPVAGQTFDDDAAYATYGGGFPDRAAWRRDNIDRLIREMAARIRKTRPRTRFGISPFGVWRNKATDPLGSDTTAGVQTYDDLHADTRKWVRERWIDYVVPQVYWNIGFAAADYAKLVPWWSRVVRGTGVRLYIGEALYKAGDPAQPAAWQDPAELSRHLTLADRYPEVRGHVFFSAKEVGQDRNGAMARVVADHYS, from the coding sequence ATCTCACGTATTTCGCGGCGCGGGTTCACGCTCGGGGCGGTCCTCGCGCTGACCGCGGCGACGGCGGCGGACGCCGCCGCCTCGGGGCCGGTGCGGCCGCTGCGGCGGGAGCTGCGGGGCATGTGGCTGGCCACGGTGGCGAACCGGGACTGGCCCTCGCGGGCGGGGCTGAGCGCCGCCGAGCAGCGCGCCGAACTGATCGCGCATCTGGACACGGCCGTTCGCCGCCGGCTCAACGCCGTGATCTTCCAGATCCGGCCAACGGCCGACGCCCTGTGGCCGTCCGATCACGAGCCGTGGTCCGCCGTCCTCACCGGAACGCAGGGGCAGGACCCCGGCTGGGACCCGCTGGGCACGGCGGTGGCCGAGGCGCACGCGCGGGGCCTGGAGCTGCACGCCTGGTGCAATCCGTACCGGATCGCCAACCACACGGACCCGAGTCGGCTGATCCCCACCCATCCGGCGCGGCTGCACCCCGAGTGGGTCGTCCCCTACGGCGGCAAGCTCTACTACAACCCCGGCCTGCCGGAGGTCCGCCGCTTCGTCGTGGACGCGATGCTGGACGCGGTCGAGAAGTACCCCGTGGACGCCGTGCACTTCGACGACTACTTCTACCCGTATCCCGTCGCGGGCCAGACCTTCGACGACGACGCGGCCTACGCCACGTACGGCGGCGGCTTCCCGGACCGGGCGGCCTGGCGGCGCGACAACATCGACCGGCTGATCCGGGAGATGGCGGCGCGCATCAGGAAGACCCGGCCGCGGACCCGGTTCGGCATCAGCCCCTTCGGGGTGTGGCGCAACAAGGCCACCGATCCGTTGGGTTCGGACACCACGGCCGGTGTGCAGACCTACGACGACCTGCACGCGGACACCCGTAAGTGGGTGCGCGAGCGGTGGATCGACTACGTGGTGCCGCAGGTGTACTGGAACATCGGCTTCGCGGCCGCCGACTACGCGAAGCTCGTGCCGTGGTGGTCCCGGGTCGTACGGGGCACGGGCGTGCGCCTCTACATAGGCGAGGCGCTCTACAAGGCGGGCGATCCGGCGCAGCCCGCCGCCTGGCAGGACCCCGCCGAGCTGTCCCGCCACCTCACGTTGGCGGACCGCTACCCGGAGGTGCGCGGGCACGTGTTCTTCTCGGCCAAGGAGGTCGGGCAGGACAGGAACGGCGCGATGGCCCGCGTGGTGGCGGACCACTACAGCTGA
- a CDS encoding 3-hydroxybutyryl-CoA dehydrogenase — translation MSDIQRVGVVGCGQMGAGIAEVCARAGLDVKVAETTGEALEYGRTRLLSSLSKAASRGKITEEELAETQERLTFTTDLGEFSDRDLVIEAVVENEQVKTEIFQVLDQVVTRSDAILASNTSSIPLVKLAVATSRPDHVVGIHFFNPAPVQKLVELIPALTTSEGTISRAQVMVEKILGKHAIRAQDRSGFVVNALLVPYLLSSIRMFESGIASREDIDNGMELGCAHPMGPLKLSDLIGLDTIVSIADSMYDEYKEPLYAAPPLLQRMVDAGRLGRKSGSGFYTYA, via the coding sequence TTGAGTGACATCCAACGCGTCGGCGTGGTGGGTTGCGGCCAGATGGGCGCCGGAATCGCGGAGGTCTGCGCCCGTGCGGGACTCGACGTGAAGGTGGCCGAGACCACCGGCGAGGCCCTGGAGTACGGGCGCACGCGGCTGCTGAGCTCCCTCTCGAAGGCGGCCTCGCGCGGCAAGATCACCGAGGAGGAGTTGGCCGAGACGCAGGAGCGCCTCACGTTCACCACGGACCTCGGTGAGTTCTCCGACCGCGACCTCGTCATCGAGGCGGTCGTCGAGAACGAGCAGGTGAAGACGGAGATCTTCCAGGTCCTCGACCAGGTCGTGACCCGGTCCGACGCGATCCTCGCGTCGAACACCTCCTCCATCCCGCTGGTGAAGCTGGCCGTGGCGACGTCCCGCCCGGACCACGTGGTCGGCATCCACTTCTTCAACCCGGCGCCGGTGCAGAAGCTCGTCGAGCTGATCCCGGCGCTCACCACGTCCGAGGGCACGATCAGCCGCGCCCAGGTCATGGTGGAGAAGATCCTCGGCAAGCACGCGATCCGCGCCCAGGACCGCTCGGGCTTCGTGGTGAACGCGCTGCTCGTGCCGTATCTGCTCTCCTCCATCCGGATGTTCGAGTCGGGCATCGCGAGCCGCGAGGACATCGACAACGGGATGGAGCTCGGCTGCGCCCACCCGATGGGCCCGCTCAAGCTCTCCGACCTGATCGGCCTCGACACCATCGTCTCCATCGCGGACTCGATGTACGACGAGTACAAGGAGCCGCTGTACGCCGCTCCCCCGCTGCTGCAGCGGATGGTCGACGCCGGTCGGCTCGGCCGCAAGAGCGGTTCGGGCTTCTACACCTACGCCTGA
- a CDS encoding NUDIX hydrolase: MQWTKQNEQTVYANRWFSVNLADVALPDGRHLDHFVIRLRAVAVATIVNEAHEVLLLWRHRFITDSWGWELAAGVVEDGEDIAYAAARELEEETGWRPGPLRHLMSVEPSNGLTDARHHIYWTDEGTYIGHPQDDFESDRREWVPLKLVPDMIARGEVPAANMAAALLLLHHHNLG, from the coding sequence GTGCAGTGGACGAAACAGAACGAACAAACTGTGTATGCAAACCGATGGTTCAGCGTCAACCTGGCAGACGTCGCTCTGCCGGACGGCCGGCACCTCGATCACTTCGTGATACGCCTGCGCGCCGTGGCTGTCGCCACGATCGTCAATGAGGCGCACGAGGTGCTCCTGCTGTGGCGGCACCGCTTCATCACCGACAGCTGGGGCTGGGAACTCGCCGCGGGTGTCGTCGAGGACGGGGAGGACATCGCGTACGCGGCGGCAAGGGAATTGGAGGAGGAGACCGGCTGGCGGCCGGGACCGCTGCGGCACCTGATGAGCGTCGAACCGTCCAACGGCCTCACGGACGCCCGGCACCACATCTACTGGACCGACGAGGGAACGTACATCGGCCACCCCCAGGACGATTTCGAGTCGGACCGCAGGGAATGGGTCCCGCTCAAACTCGTCCCCGACATGATCGCTCGCGGAGAGGTCCCGGCCGCCAACATGGCGGCGGCACTACTTCTCCTGCACCACCACAACCTCGGCTAG